A segment of the Colletotrichum destructivum chromosome 3, complete sequence genome:
AACCAACCAGACGCCACGAGAAGAAGCGTTGTCTCATTCATCCAGCTGGAGACGGAACCTCAACCACGGCTACTTGCCGTTGGCACGCACCTGGTCCCGTATCTTTTTCCGCGGCCGGCGTTCGGATCGCGTTTCGAAAGTCGTGTTGTACGTGTAGGCACCAggggggaggatgaggacaaggatgaggatgaggaggaggaggcggtcgaTGGGGGCCGGTCTGTCTCACTTCAAGGAACAACGGTATTGTCGAGACCCGGAGCTCTGGTGTACCTCATCTCATCCCattccttccccccccccacttcGTTAAGCCAGCCGCCACTCGCTGGTGCCGTGTTCCGTCACGCGCCCGCGGCCCCATATCCGGCCGGTAGCGACGGAACAGGCTCTGCGACAACTTGGAACGGGGCTAACCGGCTCTCTCTCGCCGACCAAGTGTCTTCGGAAACAATGGCAAAACCTCTTGAACCTCGATCGTGCCCAAACAGGAACGGAAACACAGGGAGGCCCAGACCCCCTGACTCCTccagggggaggggggggggggggggggggttgaatGTTGGCGTTTCTCGCTTCGAGTGCCGAGGGATGCTATAAAGTTGGAGAAGTTGGGGTGGCAGGCCAATCAGTTCCCCCCTGAAGACAAGACGTTATTGTGTTGGACTGGACCCGCCCCAGGCTCAGGGGGGTTAGAGGGAGGGTGGACCGCTGCTGACACGCCAAACTCTAAAACGTCTCGCCTTCCGGACCGTCCAGGGGTTTGGTGGTTGTGTGGTCTCTCTCTGTGGGTGGTAGTGGgttgtgttgtgtgtgttttGTACCAGTAGTCAGTCGCTATTGTTGTGGTTGGTGTTGGTAGGTGGTAGTAttgttcctgttcctgttGTCACTGCTGTCACTGCTGTCACTGCTGTCACTGCTGTCACTGCTGTTACTGCTGTCACTGCTGTTACTGCTGTCACGGTTAACGCGGCCTCGACTTACTTACACACATCATCCGACGACTACAGATACTCgtctccccccttccccgagTCTCCTCGGGTCCCTCGGGTCTCTCAACAACCATCCTTCCCTTTTCAACGACCCTCTGTCCTTATCCCCAGCCAGCGATGTCCCCTAGACTTCTGTCTGGTATCTCGCCGTTGTCCCCATCACGGCATGTCGGCAGAGACGAGCCAAAAGACACAAAAGATTCCCAGGAACATGAATAAGGTTCCTATAGCGTCCACTCGCGCCAACTCCAGACATGTCCAACTTGTCCAGATTGGGCCAAGAAGCATCCGCAATCCTCATCTCACAGCCCCCCCTCGCGTAGGAGCCGAGCCGGGGGACGGGACAATTCACGTCCTCCTGGGGGCTCTTCCCACATCCTTGGCCTGCTAAGCGACCGCATGGTTCCTCCGCCTGGCCCCCGGTTCTAGGGCGTTCAGCGCCCGAGTCGGTCGAACCAGTCTGGCCGGAGCCGACTGTGGAGAtttctcgtcggcgatggtcCTCACAGGTCATGATGAAGCGACGGAATTGGTTCGTTGTCGTTCTCGTGATTCGGACATTTTATTCTACACCTTTATCACACGCGTATTACAAACCATGACTGATGCCCCCAACGCCAATCTTAATCCTGACTCGCATCTTACCCTAAAGTACTAAACTAAAAGGAAGATTCTTCCTGCCAAGGTAATCCGCAGGGGACGAGACAAATCGCAACAAATACTTCGTGACGGCGTGACATGTACACTCGACGACACACAGAGAATAAAAACACACAGAATGGGCTACCGCTGGCTGGGatccaaccccccctcctcaagaGTTGTTCACTCTTCGTCGCTTGAACTGGAACCTCCCGTCGACTGACCGTCACCGGCCACTTgcttgtccttcttgttcttcttccccttcttgttcttattcttcttcttcttgctcgaCCCCTCGGCCGGCTCGCCGAGATCAATCAGGTCGGGCGCTTGCGCCTTTCCGGCCTTGTCGCCCGACGCCACGACGGCCTTGGAAATGTCGACCAGCAtcttcttgagctcctcgacctcgctgCGCAGCTTCTGCACCTCGGCAATCGTCGGGTCCGTGTCCAGGTTCGTCTTGGCCGTCATGCACACCTTGTTCCACCCGTCCGACTCGAAGTCGACCTGGTCAATCATCTGCTCCCACTCCTCGAtcgtgtcgtcgtcctcctcgccccgGGCCCGGTTGCTGCGGATCTCGGCGGCCGACTGCGTCTCGAAgacggccgcgacgacgaggacgggcgAGTAGAGGATCCCCATGATGACGTCGCTCATGCGCTCAAACTTGGACTTTTCCATCCACCAGAAGAGCGCAATGACAACCATCTCAATCAGGTTGAAAGGCGGGATGTAGACGTTCTCATCGGGCGCCCGCACGAACTGCATCGTCTTCTGAGCGAACAGCGCGAGGTATTCGTCGTTGGCGTTTTCGTAGATGTCCTCGTATGCCGAGTTGTACAGCGCAATAAGGATGTTGAGCAGCACAACCTTTCCCCGTGAATTAGCGACTGGCGGTTGCAGCATGCACTTACTTGCtttggggaagaagggagaCTTACCATGACAATAAAGGTAAAGCAGTAGTACAGGATGATGCcgaacggcggcgagaagcGATCGAACCCGTCAAAATCGGGGCTTTGCATAATGGcgttggccatggcggagatgatgaagaggatgtcGTCCGCCACGAGGTCATCTGCCAGGTCGAGCCCGACGAAGGCCTGGAGGAAGCCGATGATCAAcacggcgagcagggcgaagaagatgatggacTCCTTCATCATGAccttgaggacgacgagcatgGCGCCAAAGAAGCGGAAGCTGTCGAGgtacagcagcagccgggaCCAGATCATGGGTGCGCTGAAGGCCAGGAAGTTGTAGCTTAGTTCGCTGTAGTATCTGCGAGCCTCTTCGCTCTCGCCGTGCGTCAGGCCGATGATGCGTAGGATGAGCGACAGCGAGATGAATGAGTAGAGCACGCCGTTGAAGGCGTTCCAGAAGCCCAGGATGTGGTAGCCGGCCTTCCAGAACTTGGTCACCTCCTCGCAGATGAAGCCGAAGGTGAAAATGTACAGCAACACCTCGGCCGCGTCAAGCTCTCCCTTGGCGTTGACCGAGTTGATGACGGCGGTGTAGAGGCCGATGTAGACGAGGGAAATGAGGACTTGCGTCGCGTTCTGATACATGGGGGCGCGGATGCGGTCGGGGTCCATGTGGACAAGGAAAGACGGGTTGGTCTTGTCCTTGTAGTCCACAAAGACGGCggggtcgtcctcgtcctggaCCAGCCATCCCTTCCAGAGGTACGAGATGCACTTCTGGTAGCCCGACGACCCAATGACCCTGACGGCGTGGAGATCGACGGCCTTCTCAATGACGTtggcgggcggcgtggacTTGCCATCGATGAGGATGGAGTAGCGACGGAGCAGGACCGAGTGCATGAGATACTGGAGGTCTTCTTCGGTTTCGATGCTGCAACAGGGGTGTCGTTTAGCATCAAACACGTCGTTCTGTCGTTTTGCCGTTCCGGCACCGACATGTGGTcacggacggacggacagcACTTACATCTGCTTGGCGATAACCTCgcaggcgacggcgcgcaCGCGGTGCAGGTCGGCATCCCACAGCTCAACGAGGGCCTGGTGCTTGAACCATCTCTTGCAGACGATCAGGCAGAAGACGACGCAGGATCCGTAGTGGGAGCCGCcagcctccttggcggccttgatgaCCTTTGTGGTGATGATTTTGCTGTGCGCCTTTGtgatctcgtcctcgtccagctcgcaCGGCACGGCCAGCTCGATGAGGTGGCGCAGCTTCAAAGCGATCTTTGTGACTTCGGGGGCGGGGATGGCGGACTCGAGATGCTCGGATCGGTACTGCGGCAAGACTGGTTCGGGGCAGTAGACCCTCTTGTAAGCAATGGGAGCTGGCTGGAGGACGTTCATCGTGTCGCGtatttcttttcttcttcttcttcttcttcttcttcttcttcttctttttctctggGGGAATCTAATCTCATTCTTCTTGACGAAGGAGGAAGATCAAGAAGGGTACGTACGGCGTCTGCGGTCGTCGCGAATCCAGTCCGAGTGGAAGTCGTGATGATGTCTCGAGTGCCGGTCCCAGCCAAGCATGCGGGAGACCCAGTTGAAGTTGGCCATGGCGACTGCGATTGCCGTGTTCGGTTGGGGTCGGGTCGGGGGTCGAGACTCGAGTTGTCAGGTAGCTTCGGGTTGTTTGGTCTGTCGGCTGCTACCgcgtcgttgtcgtcttcgtcttcgtcgtcgatctcgagaAGAGCAAGGACAATCGACAAAGAAAGGCCAATGGACTTGAGACTCAAGCAAGACTCGCAGAACAGCAAGTGAGGGGGAGACAAGCCactgaagaagatggagtAGAAGCCcaagaggaaaaagaggagggagaaaaTAAAAAGGAGGGCTaacaaaaaagaaaggaagcAGCGCAAACCCGGGCTCTCGTTTCCTGTTTTTCTGGGTCAATGGCGCCGATgagaagacgaaggcggGAAGCAGGAAGCTTGAAAGCTTGCTAGCGCGCATCTGCTGCAAGTGACGTCGACCTGCCACGCAGCGGGGCGCTGGCTGTGCACGACCGGGGGTAAAGTGGACCCTTAACAGTGAAACGAATAAGACCGGCTGTGCTCTGGTAATCAGGTACTTGAAGAGCAGATGGAGGCTAGTGTTGTTTTGGACAGCCCCTAAAGAAttggcgccgttggccttgggTTGGCTGCCTCACACCATTCCATTCTTATCTTATCCTGCCTTGGCTAGGGTACCGGGGTACTTGTTGGGGCGGCGTGTGAATTCAGTGTGTCTCACTAAACAGGATCGATCTCAGTGAGCTTATTTGATCTCATGTGAGAGACGACGATTATGTTGCAATGAATGAGCTGCCATCAAATGGCCTGGTGTTCAAACGTCATTCGTTCTGTCTGCTGCCCTGCCCAACCGCTTTTCCGGTTACATGACacggtcgacggcctcccGGTTGTCGAATCTCATCCCCACCGAAAGACATCCATCTCACCATCTCTCtcccgtctcgtctccaTTCACCTTGGCCCTCGAGATCAAAACGTGTTCTTCACACCCTCGCccccgtcgtctccttccATAGGTCGATCACCATGGTCGCAATGTTCTGGATCGTCTCGGGCGCGTTCGGCAGGTGATGCCCGCCCGGGTACCGCACCACCTTGCGCGTGCTCGCCTCGGCGCACGACTCGATCAGCGCCTCGCTCGCCGGCTTCCACGGGTCGAACAGCCCGACGAGGTGAAACGTCGGCGCCCtgatcttgtcgtcgtcgccgccctcctcctccacgaaGAGCGGGTACGTGCCGCACAAGAACACGCCGAACATGTCGTACGGCACAAagggccgccgctgctgctcgaggagcacgctcgccgccgcccgcgcccccTGCGAGAACCCCAGCACTCCGACGTACGGCCCCGTCTGCTGCACGTACACCTTGAGCAGCTCCATCGCCGTCTCCTTCTGCCGCGCGAACTCgtccgccggcgtcgacgggtcGTCGCTGACCCACCGCCGGTACGGCCCGCATCCCTCGAACACGGGGAGCACGCCCGGCCCGGCGTCACATTCGATCGGCCCCTCGAGGAACACGAACTCGAACCGCGGCTCGAGTACCCGCGACAGTCGGACGAGCTGGATCTGGAAGATCATTCCGGACGACCCGCCGCCGTGGAGGCAGAGGATCTTGGGccgcaccggcggcggcacgtTGACGGCGTACGGCTGGTACATGTCGGATGTCTGTCCGTCCCTTGGACCTGGAACGagtcaaggaggaggggtaggaggaggaggaggatgaggaggggCGGTCCGAGTTTGGTTCGTGGTGTGGCCTTGCACGTAGGTAGCGACTGAGATGTGTGCTTGCTGGATGGAAGGTATGCCGGACTTTTTATTTTGTTTTTGGCTGCTGCCGCGGACGGCCTTCTGTGAGATGCTGACGGGGGGTACGTGGGTGGGTGATGTGAAGtgagctggctggctggctggctggctgactgaCGGCGGCTGGGTAGATGGAGTGAGATGGGGGATGTGGACCCCCAGATCATAATCATATGCATATGCGCGCTCTCGGCCGTTTCGGGTTCAGTTGTCCTGAACCGCTTGgttctcttctcttctcttctcgcCTGACTTACTTACATAAACACTCATCTCACCTCCGACTCACTTCCAACTCACTGCCATCTCACCCTCCAACTCATATCCCCCCGACCAACCACGTCTCTCCTGAGAACTCTATGGGGTAGCATCGACCTCGGACCGATCCATCCTGACTCAACGGCGTCGAACTCTAACACGCTCACACACTTCAGCACTACGATGTAGGTACAGCGTGGTAGCCTCTGAAGCCAAGCCTGGATGTTAGCCCGGTTCGGACCCGGAGTATCTTTCATCAtacacgcgcgcgcgcgcacacacacacacacacacacacacacgtctTCTCATTATTGACAGAATACGGGACGAATACCCAAACTCACAAGGGTTGCGATAAGCTGTCCGCTTCCGACTCCTCATGCTACCTTGTCCGATCCGTCTCGCTTGTCTCTCATGAACGGCGCACGCTCGAGCGCATCCGCCTGGATCTTCCACAcctttctccccctcctcaccATCTGCTCGCCAAACTCCCTCAGCAGCTCCTCCACGCCCGGCTCGCCTGACCCCATCGCCTTCAGCAGCTCCCCTTCCGCCCGGAACGTCGCGGCCTCCCAGATGCCCTTCCACCGCGCCACCGCCCGCAGCGCCCGCGCGTGTCGGCTCTGCACGTCGGTGGCGACCATGTAGAACGACGAGCGCTTGTTGtggcccgtcgtcggcttgAAGAGCCGCACGCGCGAGAACCCGTCAAACGCGTACAGCTCCCTCGCCGTGCCCCACGTCTCGACCTTGTGGAACAGCACCACCATCGTCCCGCCCGGCCGGAgccgctcgaggccgagcgcGAGCTGGCTCGCCGACAGCCGGTGTGCCTCGTAGGCCTCGCGGTAGCTGGCGCGCTCCTGCTTGCGCACCACGGCGCCACCACagatgacgaggtcgaaCTGCTGCTGGTTGGCCGTGAACTGCCGCGGCACAAATCTGCCGGCGTCCGGGTGGTTCGAGGGGATCGCTGTgacgccgaggtcctccGCAAGCATCGTGACATCCAGGTCCCGGCGGTCAATGTTGGGGTCGTTGGGCAGCATCACCTTATGGCCGCCTGCGGGCTCGGGCAGGCTGAAGCCCATTGCGTGGGCGCCCGGATTGAGCTCCATGGCCacggcgaggaagccgcCTGGTGCCATGCCCATGTCGAGGATCTGCGGCTTGCCCCAGCCGGCCGTTTTGATCTTGAGCGCCCCGGTGCACTTCTGCATCTCCTTGCCGATCCTCTTCATCATGTCGTAGAACGCCTGGGTCAGCTGGTCGTCGGGGTTGTCGGCCTTATGGCGCTGCTGCTTGAAGAACTTGTCGCCGGCCGGGTTCTCCCACCCCTATCGACGGTCAGTACACTGTGTgacctttttcttcctcttcttcttcttcttcttttttagAGAGAACAGAAACGATCACTTGCCTTTTTGCGCAGCGCGTCGAGCTTTGCAAACTCGGGAGATGCCTCTTTCAAATAGTCCACTAGAActttcttcttggcctcgtaCTGCTGGTCGGGATTCTTTGCTCCGTTTTCTGAGATTGAAATGATCCTCATCTGCGTGGTCGCGTTGCTAAGGTGTTCACCAGTCTTCGACTCCTGACCGAAGGTCATCTCATTCGGAGCGACAGTGGCCATGATGAGCCGCCTGGAGTGACTTGAGCTGCTAATATCGAGAGactgatgatggtgatgtgTCTGGAAGCTTTGAAAAGACAGTCGGTCACCTTGGGGGAAAACGCTCTTGGGGTATTCACCTTGCTATTGAACGTATTCTGACGCCTGCTAGATGGGGAAGGCTGTCAACACAAGGCAGGCAGCAGCCTCGTAGGCAGTTGAAAGCTGACTTGTCATACTTTGAAGCGTTTAGACGGCATCTTGCATATGAGGTGGTCATACAAAGCCTTACAAATGCTTGACCCTTCATGCCGCTAGCTAGCTACCGCTGGTCAATCTATTTGCAAACGCTCATGACAGCCAACGGAGATTGAAAGATGAATGCAGACTATGAAGGCAATATGCACCAATATCAGAGACGAGGATGGCAACACACCCCTCCACTATCTAGCAAAAAGAGGTATTCCTCGCTCTTTGGGCTAGAGAGCCCTGCAACGGCTATTGGACAGGAGAGCGGACCTAACGCTTCAGAATTTCGATGGCCTGAGACGTTAGTATTTGATTATGTGGCGACGCTATGAATAGGACAAGAGTGATCCACGTGCATTTCATGTATTTCAATGGGAGGCGCCAAATGTAtgttggaggagggtggATTGGTTGAAGATTAGAAACGAGAACGGCATTCCTAAGGTCGTTGCGCTGATTCAGTTGTCACACATGATACTCAGCATCACAAGAATTTTCTAGTTGAACAATCAGTCCCAAAAGGGCGCTGTACGCGTTGAAGGCGCTAAACGCCATGAAGGGATTTGGAGCAATAATAGGACCGAGGGCGCTAAAGAGGCACGCTAGAAAGGGGCCTCAGGGAGACGAATAGGCCTAAAGACTCACAAGCACAATACACATCACGAATTGAGCCTCGAATATACACCTACGAAGATTCTGACAACTACAAGCACACAAAAAGGCGTGCTGATATAACCCAACCTTACAACCGAAACACCAACACAACCGGAATGGCAACGTCTTCCCAACCAGCAGGCCCGTTGGATGAGGGCCCTCCATACCGCTCCTTTGAGGAGCTCCGCGGCGATCCAactgtcgccgtcgtcttcaccaccgccgccaagcgTCTCTTTTggcccctcgacggcgtcttcccCACCGCCCTCTCCGTCATGAAGACGCTCCTCAGCGCGGACGATCTCGAGCCATACTTCCAGCAgaccctcggcggcggcatctggCACGAGATCGCGCAGCTGCCCCTGACCGAGCCCAAGGTCTCGTCGGTCGAGGCGTCCGTCTACGACCTGGAGCAGTGGGAGTTCCACTGGGTGGCGTGGCACGCGCACCACGAGGGGGAGCCGGCTAACCCGGAGTATGTCACGTATGGCGATCTGAGCGATGAGGATAGGCCGTACGCAAGAGAGCCCAAGGAGGACGGCAGCTGGGAGGAGGACTCGGACACGGAGTTCCTCGTCCGGTGCTGCAGGCAGGATCGACCGCTCCGGAAGAGGGGGCAGAAGCTTGTGGTCACGCCGGCTGCGGGCGGTCACTTCGTCACGACACACGACTACGTCAGCGGTGAGTCGAGCTTTGGCAAGAGTTAGGTCGAAGCGCACTTTTGCTAACAATGGAGAATGACAGCTGTGCACCCTTGGCTCATGGGCTTGCGTCCTGAGATCTTGCTTGCCAAGACAGTTGCCCAGCCTGAGCCGTATCCTGGGTCAGCGGGAATGGCGTGGATGGTGGACCAGGGGCCGGAGCACAAGGTGGAGGCGAAGCAGAGCTGGATTCAAGCACATGGGGGTGGCCCGCCGCGTCCTATCCCtgcctcgacggccgcgatTCTCGCAAGGATACGTGCGAGTCGAAACAGGTGAATTTCATGTCTATGTTGTCTGTCATCTACTAGTAGTCCATTCCATTACTGGGCCCGA
Coding sequences within it:
- a CDS encoding Putative serine hydrolase FSH, alpha/Beta hydrolase — translated: MYQPYAVNVPPPVRPKILCLHGGGSSGMIFQIQLVRLSRVLEPRFEFVFLEGPIECDAGPGVLPVFEGCGPYRRWVSDDPSTPADEFARQKETAMELLKVYVQQTGPYVGVLGFSQGARAAASVLLEQQRRPFVPYDMFGVFLCGTYPLFVEEEGGDDDKIRAPTFHLVGLFDPWKPASEALIESCAEASTRKVVRYPGGHHLPNAPETIQNIATMVIDLWKETTGARV
- a CDS encoding Putative ribosomal RNA methyltransferase, FtsJ domain-containing protein, producing MMKRIGKEMQKCTGALKIKTAGWGKPQILDMGMAPGGFLAVAMELNPGAHAMGFSLPEPAGGHKVMLPNDPNIDRRDLDVTMLAEDLGVTAIPSNHPDAGRFVPRQFTANQQQFDLVICGGAVVRKQERASYREAYEAHRLSASQLALGLERLRPGGTMVVLFHKVETWGTARELYAFDGFSRVRLFKPTTGHNKRSSFYMVATDVQSRHARALRAVARWKGIWEAATFRAEGELLKAMGSGEPGVEELLREFGEQMVRRGRKVWKIQADALERAPFMRDKRDGSDKVA